AATTATACCATATAGGATAAAAGGAGGTATTAAATTTGAATAAAGAAATTGTACCACCACATAGTACAGAGGCCGAAGAAGCTTTATTAGGAAGTATATTTTTAGACCCTCAAATTTTGCCTGATATTTTAGAAGAAGTAAGATCTAATGATTTTTATAATCAACAATATCAAATAATTTTTAGAACAATAGAGGATTTATTTGATAGAGGATTACCAGTGGATGCTATTACAGTTATGGAAAATTTAAGAAATGCAAATTTATTAGAAAAAGCTGGTGGAGAGGATAAATTAATATATTTAGCAGAAGTAGTGCCAACCCCGGCAAATGCATTATATTATGCTAAGATAGTAAAAGATAAATCTTTATTGAGGAGTTTAGTTTCAGCAAGTTCTGAAATAGTAGAAGCTACAAAAATTATGGGCGAAGCTGAAGAGATACTGGATTTTGCTGAAAAGAAAATATTTGAAATTGCTGAATCAAGAGCTACAAGAACATATGATTCTGTTCCTAATATTGTTCATGATGTTTTTGAGAAATTAGATGAATTAAAAAAGAGAGCATCTGTTGAACCCAATGCACTTGTTACAGGTCTACCTACAGGGTTTATATCTTTAGATAGATTAACTTCAGGGTTTCATAAGTCTGATTTAATTATTATAGCTGCAAGGCCATCAATGGGTAAAACAGCATTTGCTTTAAATGTAGCGAGCAATTTAGCATTAAAATATAACATTCCAATAGCGATGTTTAATCTTGAAATGTCTAAAGAACAATTAGTTCAAAGAATTTTATGTGCAGAAGCTCAGGTGGATTTGCAAAAAGTTAGAACCGGAATGTTAAATAATGAAGATTGGAATAAATTAGTTACTGCTGCCCATAAATTATCTCAATCAAAAATTGTCGTTGATGATGAACCAGGTCTGGATCCTAGAACTTTAAGAGCAAAAGCTAGAAGAATGAAAAGAGAATATGGTATTGAAGCCATTTTTATTGATTATTTACAATTGATGTCTACTAAAGGTAGAGGTTCTGAAAGTAGGCAACAAGAAATTTCTGAAATATCTAGATCTTTAAAACTTTTAGCTAGGGAATTAAATGTTGTTATAGTTGCTTTATCACAATTATCTCGTGCTGTTGAGCAAAGAGAAGATAAAAGGCCAAGGCTGAGTGATTTAAGAGAATCTGGAGCAATTGAACAAGATGCTGATATGGTAATGTTCTTATACAGAGATGCGTATTATAAAAGGAAAAAAGAAAGTGAAAATAATAAGGATAAGAATAATGAAAATTTAATATTAAATCATCCTCACGAATCTGAATTAATAATCGGAA
The window above is part of the Marinitoga litoralis genome. Proteins encoded here:
- the dnaB gene encoding replicative DNA helicase; this encodes MNKEIVPPHSTEAEEALLGSIFLDPQILPDILEEVRSNDFYNQQYQIIFRTIEDLFDRGLPVDAITVMENLRNANLLEKAGGEDKLIYLAEVVPTPANALYYAKIVKDKSLLRSLVSASSEIVEATKIMGEAEEILDFAEKKIFEIAESRATRTYDSVPNIVHDVFEKLDELKKRASVEPNALVTGLPTGFISLDRLTSGFHKSDLIIIAARPSMGKTAFALNVASNLALKYNIPIAMFNLEMSKEQLVQRILCAEAQVDLQKVRTGMLNNEDWNKLVTAAHKLSQSKIVVDDEPGLDPRTLRAKARRMKREYGIEAIFIDYLQLMSTKGRGSESRQQEISEISRSLKLLARELNVVIVALSQLSRAVEQREDKRPRLSDLRESGAIEQDADMVMFLYRDAYYKRKKESENNKDKNNENLILNHPHESELIIGKQRNGPVGTIKLMFDPKVTLFFEKDSIHSETY